One segment of Nostoc flagelliforme CCNUN1 DNA contains the following:
- a CDS encoding type 2 lanthipeptide synthetase LanM family protein, translating into MNQAYFQATDWYHGITLTERIASLKTVQSRIDNVEINADLAQRRMQRWKSQKPFTTDSNFAQRLAIDSITEEEFFYLLGEPIEAVKNRFTNFPNWLKEFAEAFANCNSREIPIPEKLQGKEVTRFLDSIGSLISQGLAQLHAGIETLIQTHSNLPFDPNTIEAVLFVKLPSQLLSMLSRTMVLELNVARLQGLLQGDTPEERFQSFLQRLRQHEIVIPLLQEYPVLARQLVISINRWLNFSLEFIQHLCTDWSDICTTFSPDTNPGLLVQIDGNIGDTHRGGRAVLIAKFSSGFQIVYKPKSLAVDLHFQQLIEWLNQRGNHPPFRTLKILNQGTYGWVEFVIAHGCTSSEEVQRFYERQGGYLALLYAIEATDFHKENLIAAGEHPVLVDLESLFHPQLSDVDIKTSNQLASKIIGYSVLRVGLLPQRFWVNDESEGIEISGLGGKEGQMTLNPVPYLEAIGTDEMRVARERMPMAGSQNRPTLNEAEVNVLDYAEAIATGFTNIYQLLLQYRDELLSANSPLACFAEDEVRFILRPTFIYALLLRESYHPNLLRNALERDRFFDRLWLNIEQQPYLTKVIAAERDDLWQGDIPMFTTRPNSCAIWSSSNQQIADFSGESGMALVQRRLQQLSDTDLKQQLWFIHASLTTLAMTEDGVKFSSYRVTEPQNNASREQLLAAAKTVGDHLEALALHGEKDISWIGLTVINEKHWSLAPLGIDLYDGLPGVILFLAYLGTVTADNRYTALAKSALTTMQDQLEIAKSLIKAIGGFHGLGGVIYTLTHLGILWNEPALLVEAETLVELLPNLIAQDEYLDIIGGAAGCINSLVSLCRCRPSQSTLTAAIECGDRIISHTKTMEQGVGWLRPGGGELPLAGFSHGVAGIASALLELSALTGDSRFRTTALAAIEYERSLFCPEVGNWPDLRDFSRSILTNKDDNQPICMTAWCHGAPGIGLGRLRSLPHLDDAKVRSEIDTAIKTTLADGFGSNHSLCHGDLGNLELLLQASLTLDNPQLHYQVNRFASIILESINQHGWLCGVPLGVETPGLMTGLAGIGYGLLRLAEPTRVPSVLVLESPLNISVVKATPLMRQS; encoded by the coding sequence ATGAATCAAGCATACTTTCAAGCTACTGACTGGTATCACGGAATTACGTTAACAGAACGTATTGCCTCACTTAAAACAGTCCAGAGTAGAATTGACAATGTAGAAATTAATGCTGATCTGGCTCAACGTCGAATGCAGCGCTGGAAATCGCAGAAACCTTTCACAACTGATTCTAACTTTGCTCAACGTTTAGCAATAGATAGCATCACTGAAGAAGAATTTTTTTACCTACTAGGTGAACCAATTGAGGCTGTTAAAAACCGTTTTACCAATTTTCCAAACTGGTTAAAAGAGTTCGCTGAAGCCTTTGCTAATTGTAACTCCCGTGAAATCCCAATTCCAGAAAAATTGCAAGGTAAAGAAGTAACTAGGTTTTTAGATAGCATTGGATCACTAATTAGCCAAGGACTAGCTCAACTTCATGCAGGAATTGAAACTTTAATCCAGACACACTCTAATTTACCCTTTGACCCCAACACTATTGAGGCAGTGCTATTTGTCAAACTACCAAGTCAACTGCTTTCAATGTTGAGTCGCACAATGGTTTTAGAACTCAACGTGGCGCGTCTACAAGGACTATTACAAGGTGACACACCAGAGGAGCGATTTCAAAGTTTCTTACAGCGCTTACGCCAGCATGAAATTGTAATTCCTCTCCTCCAAGAATATCCAGTTTTAGCGCGTCAACTTGTAATTAGCATTAATCGCTGGCTAAACTTTAGTCTAGAATTTATTCAGCACTTGTGTACTGATTGGTCAGATATATGCACTACATTCAGTCCTGATACTAATCCAGGTTTACTAGTACAAATAGATGGTAATATTGGTGACACCCATCGGGGTGGACGTGCTGTACTAATTGCCAAATTTAGTTCTGGTTTTCAGATAGTATACAAGCCGAAATCTTTAGCTGTTGATCTGCATTTTCAGCAACTTATAGAATGGCTGAACCAGCGAGGTAATCATCCCCCGTTCCGGACTCTAAAAATATTAAATCAGGGTACTTATGGTTGGGTGGAATTTGTTATAGCTCATGGTTGTACTAGTTCAGAAGAAGTTCAGCGTTTTTATGAACGTCAGGGTGGTTACTTGGCGCTACTATATGCCATTGAAGCAACCGACTTCCACAAGGAGAATCTAATTGCAGCCGGGGAACATCCTGTTTTAGTTGACTTAGAATCGCTGTTCCATCCCCAACTTTCAGATGTTGATATTAAGACATCAAACCAACTTGCTTCTAAAATAATTGGTTACTCCGTTTTGCGTGTTGGCTTACTCCCTCAAAGATTTTGGGTAAATGATGAATCTGAGGGAATTGAGATCAGTGGCTTGGGCGGAAAAGAAGGGCAAATGACACTTAATCCCGTGCCGTATTTAGAAGCAATTGGCACAGATGAAATGCGGGTGGCTCGTGAGCGGATGCCTATGGCAGGAAGTCAGAATCGACCGACTTTGAATGAAGCGGAAGTGAATGTACTGGATTACGCTGAAGCGATCGCTACTGGCTTTACTAATATCTATCAGTTACTACTGCAATATCGAGATGAATTATTATCAGCAAATAGCCCGTTAGCTTGTTTTGCTGAAGATGAAGTACGCTTTATTTTGCGTCCTACTTTCATCTATGCTTTGTTGCTACGTGAAAGTTATCACCCTAACTTGTTACGCAACGCCTTAGAGCGCGATCGCTTTTTTGACCGCCTTTGGTTAAATATCGAACAGCAACCTTATTTGACAAAGGTGATTGCTGCTGAACGCGATGACTTGTGGCAAGGTGATATTCCCATGTTTACCACTCGCCCTAATTCTTGTGCTATTTGGAGTAGTTCTAATCAGCAAATTGCCGACTTCTCTGGTGAATCAGGCATGGCTTTGGTGCAACGTCGCCTCCAGCAACTTAGTGATACTGACCTCAAACAACAACTCTGGTTTATCCATGCCTCTCTCACCACATTGGCAATGACAGAGGATGGAGTAAAATTCTCTAGTTACCGTGTGACAGAACCGCAAAATAATGCTAGTCGTGAGCAACTATTGGCAGCAGCGAAAACCGTGGGTGATCATCTGGAAGCACTAGCGTTACATGGCGAAAAAGATATTTCTTGGATTGGCTTAACTGTCATCAATGAAAAGCACTGGTCTCTTGCTCCCTTAGGAATAGACCTTTATGATGGTCTACCAGGAGTTATTCTCTTCCTGGCCTATCTTGGTACCGTCACTGCTGATAACCGCTACACTGCACTAGCAAAATCAGCATTAACGACAATGCAGGATCAGCTAGAGATTGCCAAATCACTAATTAAGGCAATTGGTGGCTTTCATGGGTTGGGAGGGGTAATTTATACCCTAACCCATCTGGGTATTCTGTGGAATGAACCCGCCTTGTTAGTTGAGGCTGAGACACTGGTTGAATTACTTCCTAATTTAATCGCCCAAGATGAATACTTAGACATTATTGGTGGTGCTGCTGGATGTATTAATAGTTTGGTTAGCTTGTGCCGTTGCCGACCTTCTCAAAGCACACTTACTGCTGCAATTGAGTGTGGCGATCGGATTATTTCCCATACAAAAACAATGGAGCAGGGTGTTGGTTGGTTAAGACCTGGAGGTGGGGAACTACCGTTAGCTGGTTTCTCTCATGGTGTAGCAGGCATAGCATCAGCACTACTGGAATTGTCTGCTCTGACAGGCGATTCACGCTTTCGGACAACTGCTCTAGCTGCTATTGAATATGAGCGTAGTCTCTTCTGCCCTGAAGTGGGAAATTGGCCCGACTTACGCGATTTTTCCCGTTCGATTCTGACAAACAAAGACGACAACCAACCTATTTGTATGACGGCATGGTGTCATGGTGCGCCGGGGATAGGGTTAGGGAGGTTGCGATCGCTGCCACATCTTGATGATGCCAAAGTTCGCAGTGAGATTGATACAGCAATCAAAACAACTTTAGCTGATGGATTTGGTAGCAATCACTCTTTGTGTCATGGCGATTTAGGCAATCTGGAATTACTATTACAAGCCAGTCTTACCCTCGATAATCCCCAGTTGCATTATCAAGTGAATCGCTTTGCATCCATCATTCTTGAAAGTATCAATCAACATGGATGGCTTTGTGGGGTTCCTTTAGGAGTTGAAACACCAGGACTAATGACAGGTTTAGCTGGGATTGGTTATGGATTACTACGTTTAGCAGAACCAACGCGAGTTCCTTCTGTGCTGGTACTTGAGTCACCACTGAATATTTCCGTTGTCAAAGCCACTCCACTAATGAGGCAATCTTAA
- a CDS encoding mersacidin/lichenicidin family type 2 lantibiotic translates to MSHEDIDIVRAWKDEEYRNSLSEEQRAQLPENPAGTGELSDETMETVAGGHANTEKKVLGVCIKTVGAGDPCTNVTGELLVDLC, encoded by the coding sequence ATGTCACACGAAGATATCGATATTGTTCGCGCTTGGAAAGATGAAGAGTATCGCAACAGTTTAAGCGAAGAGCAACGGGCACAGCTACCAGAAAACCCAGCTGGGACGGGTGAACTGTCGGATGAAACTATGGAAACCGTTGCGGGCGGTCATGCCAACACCGAAAAGAAGGTTTTGGGTGTTTGCATCAAAACTGTCGGTGCTGGTGATCCTTGCACTAATGTTACTGGCGAGCTTTTAGTTGATTTATGCTAA
- a CDS encoding sigma-70 family RNA polymerase sigma factor — MTFVHTISNLNQQLQDLVAEACSHPAKSLMRRQKLSEIVRVVMKSGKLWKENTAYYNDALQQTWLYFCRNPEQYNQESCTVLTWLNNCLKWRLQDFRSREAQIQAKTVPLSSLSIENITGAIESLPATDDIPPILQETYQWVFTDPDNDLASTHVKGRPEVTCQILILRRLPPETPWKNIAKEFDLPPSTAPNFYKRECLPRLRNFAIKQGYHEIGN; from the coding sequence ATGACTTTCGTCCATACGATAAGCAATCTAAACCAACAACTCCAGGATCTGGTTGCCGAAGCCTGTTCCCATCCAGCAAAGAGTTTGATGCGGCGGCAAAAACTTAGTGAAATAGTTAGAGTTGTGATGAAATCGGGCAAACTATGGAAAGAGAATACAGCTTACTACAATGATGCTCTGCAACAAACTTGGTTATATTTCTGCCGAAACCCAGAGCAATATAACCAAGAGAGTTGTACTGTGCTCACCTGGCTCAACAATTGTCTCAAGTGGCGACTGCAAGATTTTCGCTCTAGAGAAGCTCAAATTCAAGCTAAAACTGTTCCTCTATCTAGCCTGTCAATTGAAAATATAACCGGAGCAATCGAAAGCTTGCCAGCAACAGATGATATTCCACCGATTTTGCAAGAGACTTACCAATGGGTTTTTACAGATCCAGACAACGATTTAGCCAGCACTCACGTTAAAGGACGTCCTGAGGTAACTTGCCAAATATTGATCCTGCGGCGTCTGCCTCCAGAAACCCCCTGGAAAAACATCGCTAAGGAATTCGACTTACCCCCATCAACTGCACCCAATTTCTATAAACGTGAATGCTTACCCCGCTTACGAAATTTTGCCATCAAGCAAGGTTATCACGAAATTGGGAATTAA
- a CDS encoding DUF1822 family protein, which yields MIHSTKNLEGRSIPVSITQAALKIARFFANEQVTLEKKKQVYLNTLAVCAVNDYMEMMNIPTDPRTSDSWNCAMHYYADVADLKLSGLGYLECRPVSSGNLCYIPPEVPDDRIGVVVVELDIEHQQATLIGFAKTVKAGELLLNELQTIEDLLAYIDSLESSLTEVKLSYWLQNIIDASWQPISEILAPKTPQLAFRYRNGVTRGKLIDIGIELPGQSLALIVTLTPKNSVEIQLKLQMYPSGEQAYLPNNLIVKVLDEKGITVMETRAGRGSTHVTLEFNVQIGERFSVNLELGDINITEKFVI from the coding sequence ATGATTCATAGCACTAAAAATTTAGAAGGAAGATCCATTCCGGTATCTATTACTCAAGCCGCGCTAAAGATAGCACGCTTTTTTGCGAATGAACAGGTGACACTAGAAAAGAAAAAGCAGGTATATCTTAATACCTTGGCTGTATGTGCGGTAAATGATTACATGGAAATGATGAACATTCCCACAGATCCAAGAACCAGCGATAGTTGGAATTGTGCCATGCACTATTATGCAGATGTGGCAGACCTGAAGTTGAGTGGATTGGGTTACTTAGAATGCCGCCCCGTAAGCTCTGGTAATCTCTGCTATATTCCACCAGAAGTCCCGGATGACAGAATCGGCGTAGTTGTAGTTGAGCTAGACATAGAGCATCAACAAGCAACTTTAATCGGGTTTGCTAAAACAGTAAAAGCTGGTGAACTTTTGTTGAACGAGTTACAGACTATTGAAGACTTACTTGCATATATTGATTCACTTGAAAGTAGCCTGACAGAAGTCAAATTGAGCTATTGGCTGCAAAATATAATTGATGCAAGTTGGCAGCCAATATCAGAAATTCTAGCCCCAAAAACACCACAATTAGCTTTTCGTTATCGAAACGGAGTGACGCGGGGTAAGCTGATTGACATAGGGATAGAACTTCCCGGACAATCGCTGGCACTAATTGTTACACTCACACCCAAAAACTCGGTAGAAATCCAACTGAAATTGCAAATGTATCCATCCGGTGAGCAAGCCTACTTACCCAATAATCTGATTGTCAAAGTGCTAGATGAGAAAGGGATTACTGTTATGGAAACGCGTGCTGGTCGTGGTAGTACTCATGTAACATTAGAGTTTAATGTTCAAATAGGAGAGCGTTTTAGCGTTAACTTAGAATTGGGGGATATTAATATCACTGAAAAGTTTGTTATTTAA
- a CDS encoding CHASE2 domain-containing protein yields the protein MQKLVVLKLDGDLSQGVKVTLEIGAEGDRASIEVQAYLPSKPEIIADYRLWRTTYRSLSNFRITPINIHVGGSLDEHLNNCRKLNKKLSQQMNSWLNCNSFRPVKEKLLKQLTLDDTVRVLIKTSDTWLRRLPWHLWDFFEDYQKAEVALSAPEYEYLPKPKTSTIAGQVKILAILGNSEGILIDKDRELLEMLPDAETTFLVEPQRSQLNKQLWERDWDILFFAGHSESLEDGKSGNIYINETDSLTIEQLKYALKKAVNQGLQLAIFNSCDGLGLASQLEDLHIPQIIVMREPVQDLVAQEFLKNFLEKFSSGESLYLAVRESREKLHGIEDKYPCAVCLPIICQNPAAIPPTWKDLLKKPEPRTGQPQLNKYKTRSYCKPLSFQKVLLLSLAIAGLVMGVRWLKILHKWELQALDHLIQLRPPEKQDKRILVITINEEDFQLKQQQQRKGSLSDLALMQLLEKLDSYHPRAIGLDIYRDFSVDAKYSNLATRLRNSDRFYGICEVSEGEQKPGIAPPPEISLQRQGFSDFVVDSDYVIRRHLIAMEPSSTSPCVTPYALSAQLAFHYLQSQGINVNYTQQGELQVGKIVFKQLRSHMGGYQQIDDRGYQVLLNYRSSPSLTQVAEQVSLKDVLTGKVNSSLIKNRIILIGVSASSAGDIFLTPLSEMPGVIIHAQMVSQILSAVLDGRPLLQVLPFWSEVVWVLSWSFVGGTIARCFQIIVPLGLTTGAALMGLYGFCYYLLIQGYWIPLVPSVLALGMTGGSIVVFRLQQINSNESIKF from the coding sequence ATGCAAAAGTTGGTTGTTTTGAAGCTAGATGGTGATTTGAGTCAGGGAGTAAAAGTCACACTAGAGATTGGGGCAGAAGGCGATCGCGCCAGTATAGAAGTTCAAGCCTATCTGCCCTCAAAGCCAGAGATAATTGCAGATTATCGGCTTTGGCGAACAACCTATCGCAGTTTATCAAATTTTCGCATTACACCGATAAACATTCATGTTGGAGGTTCTCTTGATGAGCATCTTAACAACTGCCGCAAGTTAAACAAGAAGTTAAGTCAGCAAATGAATAGTTGGCTCAACTGTAACTCCTTTCGCCCAGTAAAGGAAAAATTACTTAAACAGCTAACGTTAGATGATACAGTCCGCGTACTAATCAAAACCAGTGACACTTGGCTACGTCGTCTTCCGTGGCATTTATGGGATTTTTTCGAGGATTACCAAAAAGCAGAAGTTGCTTTAAGCGCCCCAGAGTATGAATATCTGCCAAAACCAAAGACAAGTACTATTGCAGGTCAAGTAAAAATCTTAGCAATTCTAGGTAATAGCGAAGGAATCTTAATTGACAAGGATCGAGAGCTATTGGAGATGTTACCAGATGCAGAAACAACTTTTCTGGTAGAACCACAGCGCAGTCAGTTAAATAAACAACTTTGGGAGCGAGACTGGGATATCTTATTTTTTGCAGGTCATAGTGAAAGCCTGGAGGATGGCAAGAGCGGTAATATCTATATTAATGAAACGGATTCTTTAACAATTGAGCAACTCAAGTATGCTCTTAAAAAAGCTGTAAACCAAGGATTGCAGCTAGCTATTTTTAATTCCTGTGATGGTTTAGGACTAGCATCTCAACTAGAAGATTTGCATATTCCACAAATCATTGTGATGCGGGAGCCAGTGCAAGACTTGGTGGCGCAAGAATTTTTAAAAAATTTCCTCGAAAAATTTTCCAGTGGCGAGTCTCTGTACTTAGCAGTCCGAGAATCAAGAGAGAAGTTACATGGTATTGAAGATAAATATCCTTGTGCGGTTTGCTTACCGATAATTTGTCAAAATCCAGCAGCAATACCACCAACTTGGAAAGACCTGCTTAAAAAGCCAGAACCCAGAACTGGACAACCTCAACTAAATAAATATAAAACTCGCTCCTACTGTAAACCCCTTAGTTTTCAAAAAGTACTGTTGTTAAGTTTGGCGATCGCTGGCTTGGTAATGGGAGTACGCTGGTTAAAAATACTACACAAATGGGAGTTACAGGCTTTAGATCATTTAATACAGCTACGACCTCCTGAGAAACAAGATAAGCGGATTTTAGTAATTACTATCAACGAAGAGGATTTCCAATTAAAACAGCAACAACAAAGAAAAGGCTCGCTATCGGATTTGGCACTGATGCAACTGTTGGAGAAACTTGATTCTTATCACCCACGGGCAATTGGTTTAGATATATACCGAGATTTTTCAGTAGATGCAAAGTATAGCAATTTAGCTACTCGTTTACGAAACAGCGATCGCTTCTATGGGATTTGCGAAGTTAGTGAAGGGGAGCAAAAGCCAGGTATTGCGCCACCTCCAGAAATTTCCTTACAACGCCAAGGATTTAGTGATTTTGTAGTTGACTCAGATTATGTTATCCGTCGCCATTTAATAGCGATGGAACCAAGTTCCACATCTCCTTGTGTGACACCTTATGCGCTTAGTGCGCAGTTAGCTTTTCATTACTTACAGTCTCAAGGTATTAACGTTAACTACACTCAGCAAGGGGAGTTACAAGTAGGTAAAATTGTCTTCAAGCAGTTGCGTTCGCACATGGGCGGGTATCAACAAATTGATGATAGAGGTTATCAAGTATTACTTAATTACCGTTCTTCTCCTTCACTAACGCAAGTTGCTGAACAAGTCAGTTTAAAAGATGTGCTTACGGGCAAGGTTAACTCTAGCTTGATCAAAAATCGAATTATTTTGATTGGTGTTAGCGCTTCTAGTGCAGGTGATATTTTTCTAACCCCCTTGAGCGAAATGCCAGGTGTAATTATTCATGCTCAAATGGTGAGCCAGATCCTTAGTGCGGTTTTAGATGGACGACCCTTGCTCCAGGTTTTGCCTTTTTGGAGCGAAGTAGTATGGGTTTTGAGTTGGTCTTTTGTTGGAGGGACAATTGCTCGGTGTTTCCAAATAATCGTACCTTTGGGATTAACAACAGGAGCAGCACTTATGGGTTTATATGGCTTTTGTTATTACCTATTAATACAAGGATATTGGATACCACTTGTTCCTTCGGTTTTGGCTTTAGGGATGACTGGAGGAAGCATAGTAGTCTTCCGTCTTCAACAAATTAACAGTAATGAGTCTATAAAATTTTAA
- a CDS encoding DUF928 domain-containing protein produces the protein MTNSIKLSLTIILALINAIPAQAQLAKPTNSVQPSTGNASQQPKNRLIFQTPPPPPPPNTGAPGQRRGGGSRGCLNETTQNVPLESKLLIALVPEYSSFRVVSGLTTQQRPTFWFYVPYTSDSSYAKLVIEDEKNQTFYKTSLAQTPGIIGVTLPPSSSPLEIGKQYRWYFNIYCKQNNKFLTSVEGNVQLLALEPNVQTQLSKATPKQQVAIYAANGIWYDALTTLANLRRTFRQDNNLASDWASLLKSVDLQNLVTEPILDCCKPEVETATTQTNISEEAFGQEAF, from the coding sequence ATGACTAACTCTATTAAACTATCCTTAACTATTATTTTAGCGTTGATTAATGCAATACCAGCCCAAGCACAGCTTGCTAAACCGACTAATTCGGTGCAACCCTCAACGGGAAACGCTAGCCAACAACCAAAAAATAGATTAATTTTCCAAACACCACCACCACCGCCACCACCGAATACAGGTGCTCCTGGGCAACGCAGAGGAGGTGGAAGCCGTGGCTGTTTAAATGAAACCACACAAAACGTACCACTTGAGAGTAAGTTGCTCATAGCTTTAGTACCTGAATATTCGAGTTTCCGAGTGGTTTCGGGGTTAACGACTCAGCAGCGCCCCACATTCTGGTTTTATGTTCCTTATACATCTGACTCCTCTTATGCCAAGTTAGTAATAGAGGATGAAAAAAATCAAACTTTTTATAAAACGTCCTTAGCACAAACACCAGGGATAATCGGCGTAACCCTGCCCCCTAGCTCTTCACCTCTTGAAATTGGTAAGCAATATCGTTGGTACTTCAACATTTATTGCAAGCAAAATAATAAATTTCTGACTTCTGTAGAAGGAAACGTGCAACTGTTAGCGCTCGAACCAAATGTGCAAACCCAATTAAGTAAAGCAACACCAAAGCAACAAGTCGCTATTTATGCCGCTAATGGTATTTGGTACGATGCTTTGACTACTTTGGCTAATTTGCGTCGCACTTTTAGACAGGATAATAACTTAGCAAGCGATTGGGCTAGTTTATTAAAGTCTGTAGACTTGCAAAACTTGGTTACGGAACCGATACTTGATTGCTGTAAGCCTGAAGTAGAAACAGCAACAACACAGACAAATATCAGCGAAGAGGCTTTTGGGCAGGAGGCTTTCTAG
- a CDS encoding IS1634 family transposase → MRASPLNIRVQDIDHCGIVAGICDEMNLVEQINRLLGTHSQEIISAGQVVKAMILNGLGFVSAPLYLFEKFFVGKATEHLLGEGIRPEHLNDDRLGRVLDKLYEAGLTEVFVTVAICAARKFGVKMDSLHLDSSSFHVDGDYINNPTAQEAAEPGGIEITYGYSRDHRPDLKQFILDLMCSGDGDIPLYLRVGDGNESDSAMFATIIADFQRQWQIDALFVADAALYTEENLQQMKHLRWVSRVPGTLTAAKMLSENIPEQAFNDSAMPGYEIAAICSEYGGIRQRWLVVESQARKDADLKQLEKRLTKQLSKAQSELRLLLNQEFACSKDALIAAQRLSSKLPLHQLANIQVNEVKKHTGRGRPSKDASPTFYYQVDASLEPKEIAIAIETKRAGRFILATNVLDAEELSNDDILREYKAQQSTERGFRFLKDPLFFTSSVFLNSTERVAALAMVMGLCLLVYSLGQKALRQALERAKKTIDNQLGKPTSTPTLRWVFQCFMSIHLVTIAQIKQIANLTHERQWILQFFGAPCRKYYLLS, encoded by the coding sequence ATGAGAGCTTCACCACTAAATATTAGGGTACAGGATATTGACCACTGCGGCATAGTCGCAGGCATCTGTGATGAGATGAATCTAGTAGAACAAATTAACCGACTACTGGGAACTCACTCTCAAGAAATCATCAGTGCAGGTCAAGTTGTAAAAGCGATGATTTTAAACGGATTAGGGTTTGTGAGTGCGCCATTATATTTGTTTGAAAAGTTTTTCGTTGGCAAAGCTACAGAGCATCTTTTAGGAGAAGGAATACGTCCAGAACACTTAAACGATGACCGTTTGGGTCGAGTATTAGACAAATTGTATGAGGCTGGACTAACTGAAGTATTTGTGACAGTGGCGATTTGTGCAGCACGTAAATTCGGGGTCAAAATGGACAGCCTGCACCTCGATTCAAGTTCATTTCACGTTGATGGTGATTACATAAACAACCCAACAGCACAGGAGGCGGCGGAACCAGGAGGAATCGAAATTACCTATGGCTATTCAAGAGATCACCGCCCAGACTTGAAACAATTTATTTTAGACCTGATGTGCAGTGGGGATGGAGACATCCCGCTATACCTAAGAGTTGGAGACGGTAATGAATCGGACTCAGCGATGTTTGCTACCATAATCGCTGATTTTCAAAGGCAGTGGCAGATAGATGCTTTGTTTGTTGCAGATGCGGCCCTTTACACTGAAGAAAATTTGCAACAAATGAAACATCTTCGTTGGGTATCGAGAGTACCAGGCACCCTAACTGCGGCAAAAATGCTGTCAGAGAATATCCCAGAACAAGCATTCAATGACAGTGCAATGCCTGGGTATGAGATCGCAGCAATTTGTAGTGAGTATGGTGGTATACGACAACGTTGGTTGGTAGTTGAAAGTCAAGCGAGAAAAGATGCCGACCTCAAGCAGCTGGAAAAACGTTTAACTAAGCAATTATCAAAAGCCCAATCTGAACTGAGGCTGTTGTTAAACCAGGAATTTGCTTGCTCAAAAGATGCTCTGATTGCTGCACAACGCCTCAGCTCTAAGTTGCCCTTACACCAACTGGCTAATATCCAGGTGAATGAGGTAAAAAAACATACTGGACGTGGTAGACCCAGTAAGGATGCTTCCCCCACCTTTTACTACCAAGTTGATGCTTCACTTGAACCCAAGGAAATAGCGATCGCCATCGAAACCAAACGAGCCGGAAGATTTATTTTAGCCACCAATGTCCTTGATGCCGAAGAACTGAGCAATGACGATATTTTACGTGAATATAAGGCACAGCAGTCTACTGAGCGTGGTTTCCGATTTCTCAAAGACCCTTTATTTTTTACTTCAAGTGTGTTCCTCAACTCGACTGAGAGAGTCGCCGCACTAGCAATGGTTATGGGTTTGTGCCTGCTTGTTTATAGTCTTGGTCAAAAAGCTCTACGTCAAGCTTTGGAACGGGCAAAAAAAACTATTGATAATCAATTGGGTAAACCAACTTCTACTCCAACCTTACGTTGGGTGTTCCAATGTTTTATGTCCATTCATTTGGTTACGATCGCCCAAATAAAGCAAATTGCCAACTTAACCCATGAAAGGCAATGGATTCTCCAGTTTTTTGGTGCTCCTTGTCGAAAATATTATCTTCTTTCTTAA